caaccctcgccctccctccccgtctctctccccctcccccttatactccccctcacacttgcacacacacactccccctttcaCTTGTACACAGTCTCCCacttacacatgcacacacactcactctctcacttacacatgcacactcactTACTCACTGTCCCACttagacacacatgcacacactctcccacttatcacacactctcacacttacacatacacacacacactccccctcacacacgaacactctcccactctcaatTACTCATTCAAAAACACACACtcctccacaaacacacacactcccacttacacagtccgcctccccccccccacacacacacttgtctGAATTAGCTGTTTCAAGAATGACCTCAACATTTAATCCTTTTTTTCTTCTCCCCGAAACTTAGAGTACAATGCTTGAGCTGATGACCACTGCCAGTTCCTCTCTTGCAAACTCAACCTTGCACTCAGTACCCCCTCCGTCTGGATCATCCCCTCGGCTGGGCATCGCCATCCTCTCCCTGGCTTTCTTCATTGGTTTCCCGGGCAACGCCTTCATCATCTGGACCGTGCTGATCCGCATGAAGAAGTGCACTGTCACTTGCATCCTCATCTTCCACTTGGCCATGGCCGACATCATAGTACTTCTCACAGCACCCTTCTTCCTCCACCTTCTGAGCACTGGCAACTGGGTCTTTGGGGACACAATTTGTAAGCTGTGCCATTACGTCAGCTGCCTGAGCATGTATGCCAGTATCCTCCTCATCACTTTCATGAGTGTGGACCGCTTTCTGGCCGTTGCTAAACCATTCTCCTCACAGAAGCTGAGGACCAAGTCCGTGGTCAGAAGCCTGGTTGCAGTCATATGGTTATTAGCGTCTTTGCTTGCCATCCCCATGCCATTTTACCGCACTGTGTTGAATGTAGGTAACAACCGACTGATCTGCCTGCCCTTCCATACCAGCCCTCGGCAAATTGTCTTTCAGTACCTCTTTGAGACTATCCTGGGGTTTATTATCCCATTCACAGTTATTGTATTCAGCTACCTGTACATCGGCCTGAGGTTACGTAGTGCGAAGTTCCAAAGCAAGCGAAGAACGGGACGGCTAGTGGTCATGATCGTCGTGACCTTTGCCCTCTTCTGGCTGCCCTACCAGGTGGTAAATATCCTGCAGGTGTTTGGCAACCTTACCTCAGGCACCACAGCACAAAATCTCAAGAATGCAGCTCGCGTTGCCCGACCCAATGTCACAGCCCTGGCCTTCCTCAGTAGTAGCATTAACCCCGTCCTGTATGCATTTGCCGGTGGCTCCTTCATCAGGACTGCTGGGTTTGGATTCATGGCCAA
The Ascaphus truei isolate aAscTru1 chromosome 13, aAscTru1.hap1, whole genome shotgun sequence DNA segment above includes these coding regions:
- the LOC142465186 gene encoding leukotriene B4 receptor 1-like, which gives rise to MTELSTMLELMTTASSSLANSTLHSVPPPSGSSPRLGIAILSLAFFIGFPGNAFIIWTVLIRMKKCTVTCILIFHLAMADIIVLLTAPFFLHLLSTGNWVFGDTICKLCHYVSCLSMYASILLITFMSVDRFLAVAKPFSSQKLRTKSVVRSLVAVIWLLASLLAIPMPFYRTVLNVGNNRLICLPFHTSPRQIVFQYLFETILGFIIPFTVIVFSYLYIGLRLRSAKFQSKRRTGRLVVMIVVTFALFWLPYQVVNILQVFGNLTSGTTAQNLKNAARVARPNVTALAFLSSSINPVLYAFAGGSFIRTAGFGFMAKLFEGTSSEVSSFRKVSQVFRQRSRTESVELGKLEESKTFSTKPIG